One window from the genome of Cricetulus griseus strain 17A/GY chromosome 2, alternate assembly CriGri-PICRH-1.0, whole genome shotgun sequence encodes:
- the Spen gene encoding msx2-interacting protein isoform X5 has product MVRETRHLWVGNLPENVREEKIIEHFKRYGRVESVKILPKRGSEGGVAAFVDFVDIKSAQKAHNSVNKMGDRDLRTDYNEPGTIPSAARGLDDTVSIASRGREVSGFRGSGGGPAYGPPPSLHAREGRYERRLDGASDNRERAYEHSAYGHHERGTGAFDRTRHYDQDYYRDPRERTLQHGLYYTSRSRSPNRFDAHDPRYEPRAREQFTLPSVVHRDIYRDDITREVRGRRPERSYQHSRSRSPHSSQSRNQSPQRLASQASRPTRSPSGSGSRSRSSSSESISSSSSTSTDSSDSSSTSSGDSPARSVQSAAVPAPTSQLLSSLEKDEPRKSFGIKVQNLPVRSTDTSLKDGLFHEFKKFGKVTSVQIHGASEERYGLVFFRQQEDQEKALTASKGKLFFGMQIEVTAWIGPETESENEFRPLDERIDEFHPKATRTLFIGNLEKTTTYHDLRNIFQRFGEIVDIDIKKVNGVPQYAFLQYCDIASVCKAIKKMDGEYLGNNRLKLGFGKSMPTNCVWLDGLSSNVSDQYLTRHFCRYGPVVKVDFANRESQLAFYHCMEKSGQDIRDFYEMLTERREERRGSYDYSQDRTYYESVRTPGTYPEDSRRDYPARGRDFYSEWETYQGEYYESRYYDDPREYREYRSDPYEQDIREYSYRQRERERFESDRDRDHERRPIERSQSPVHLRRPQSPGVSPAHSERLPSDSERRLYRRSSERSGSCSSVSPPRYDKLEKVRLERYTKNEKTDKERIFDPERMERERRIIRKEKVEKEKPDRQRRKGKGHSPSSQSSETEQENDGEQSPEKTRSSTKLSREKTDKEGLAKNRLELMPCVVLTRVKEKEGKVIDHPLTEKVKARFDHDTVKPSALGQKSQASQMEASKSDSSAVESARGKAPREKALSSHAEVVDKEGRPKLRKHLKPEQPPEGLSALDLEKLEARKRRFAESSLKAEKQKPEVKKSNPETEDTRVLLKKQPDVPRGGESDRKPVRKEILKRESKKTKLDRLNSAPSPKDCQEPASASSGSGSRPSSEVHTGLGDPTHGSVESQEAQPKKAIPSKPQLKQLQLLDNQGPEKEEVRKNYCRLRDEPSEHKAGQEKPHTVNAEEKLGIDIDHTQSYRKQMEQSRRKQQMEMEIAKSEKFGSPKNDVDEYERRSLVHEVGKPPQDVTDDSPPSKKKRMDHVDFDICTKRERNYRSSRQISEESERTSCSPSVRHGSFHEDDDTLGSPRLMSVKGSPKVDVAVREDPLKFNPYESSKREQVADMAKIKLSVLNSEDEPNRWDPQMKQDPSRVDVSFPNSIIKRDSLRKRSIRDLEPGEVPSDSDEDAEHKSQSPRASTFYDSPRLSFLLRDRDDKIRERDERLSSSLERNKFYSFALDKTITPDTKALLERAKSLSSSREENWSFLDWDSRFANFRNNKDKEKVDSAPRPIPSWYMKKKKIRTDSEGKMDDKKDDHREEEQERQELFASRFLHSSIFEQDSKRLQHLERKGEESDFPPGRLYNRQASEGASSTGDSVQEPVVLFHSRFMELTRMQQKEKEKDQKPKEAEKHEDPETVAKTPEPATETKELEPKAPVSVGLPVVTPVTPEPASSAPEKAEKTAEAPLLAGEKPVEPAPLLEEVKSACEPVPAPVEQPKQVDLTPGEGTSESTAVAPLATRESSSTDAIPCVDAEPLTPGTAISKAESNVDPKPSSPQPLSKQAQKSEEAEEPKVEKPDAAPGIEPSATQKAEVMPEVQPPASEDVEANPPVAARDKKTNKNKRSKTPVQAAATSIVEKPVTRKSERIDREKLKRSSSPRGEAQKLLELKVEAEKITRAASKSSAGDPELPEPSLPLSRTRRRNVRSVYATMGDHESRSPAKEPAEQPRVTRKRLERELQEATVAPTTPRRGRPPKTRRRVEDDEEHETKEPAETPKPAEGWRSPRSQKSAATGGPHGKRGRNDQKAEAAAESSAQVNTRESNAKSRGDKEAASDSKRDRRDTSTDKNGPDPFPVEAVENKPPPEKGTKSKRGRARNTRSAMDRAAHLRSLDMATRAAGQAVDKEAGLVAISPEKNESPPKESGSSCQLKSDPVDPKKAAEKDDASTSTVTPEATQLAKQMELEQAVENIAKLTEPSSRTADKGPATGTSEGPAPEDGHKPAHQASETELAAAIGSIISDNSGEPENLSASASFPTGSQAHPQEGMEPGPTGATSGDSEANAVSQSSGSQLGASVPAAGSADTKETRENSSDAVQEARGSKVEVTPPRRDKGRQKTTRSRRKRNTNKKGIQTAIEPRASEAEQAQSESPAANEATAAPPEALQEEQQSENLPSTPPQECTSDPSKTPPAESLCQESSVEETTPCKAPAPPDLPPLSQPSLVGDEPQARFKVHSIIESDPVTPPSDSSIPPPTIPLVTIAKLPPPVIPGGVPHQSPPTKVTEWITRQEEPQTQSTPSPALPPDTKASDVDTSSSTLRKILMDPKYVSATGVTSTSVTAAIAEPVSAAPCLHEAPVPPGEPKHLPLEEKSATPVSNASDTQPSEVPVAADKEKVAPVIAPKITSVISRMPVSIDLENSQKITLAKPAPQTLTGLVSALTGLVNVSLVPVNALKGPVKGSVATLKGLVSTPAGPVNLLKGPVNVLTGPVNVLTTPVSATVGTVNAAPGTVNAAAGAVTAACGVTATTGTAAVTGAAVTVPPTKGKQRSSSSENSRFHPGSMSVIDERPADTGSGAGLRVNTSEGVVLLSYSGQKTEGPQRISAKISQIPPASAMDIEFQQSVSKSQVKPDSVTPSQSAPKGPQTPSAFANMATHSTLVLTAQTYNASPVISSVKADRPSLEKPEPIHLSVSTPVTQGGTVKVLTQGINTPPVLVHNQLVLTPSIVTTNKKLADPVTLKIETKVLQPANLGPTLTPHHPPALPSKLPTEVNHVPSGPSTPADRTISHLAATKPDTHSPRPSGPAPGPFPRACHPSSTTSTALSTNATVMLAAGIPVPQFISSIHPEQSVIMPPHSITQTVSLGHLSQGEVRMNTPTLPSITYSIRPETLHSPRAPLQPQQIEARAPQRVGTPQPATAGVPALATQHPPEEEVHYHLPVARAAAPVQSEVLVMQSEYRLHPYTVPRDVRIMVHPHVTAVSDQPRAAEGAVKVPPANKAPQQLVKETVKTSDAKAIPVPVPAPAPAPGPVPTPAPTPHGEARILTVTPSNQLQGLPLTPPVVVTHGVQIVHSSGELFQEYRYGDIRTYHAPAQLTHTQFPVASSISLPSRTKTSAQGPPEGEPLQSTQPTQSAPATQATQPAPSAPSCQPSQLNQPSQPLSSKMPQVSQEAKGTQTGGIEQPRLSAVPASRPPEPHVQVQKAPVETGQPAHPSPVSVSTKTDLPNPLPSQAAPKQPLFVPVASGASTPPGLALPHTEAQSAPKQDSSLHLTSQRPVDMVQLLKQKYPIVWQGLLALKNDTAAVQLHFVSGNNVLAHRSLPLSEGGPPLRIAQRMRLEASQLEGVARRMTVETDYCLLLALPCGRDQEDVVSQTESLKAAFITYLQAKQAAGIINVPNPGSNQPAYVLQIFPPCEFSESHLSRLAPDLLASISNISPHLMIVIASV; this is encoded by the exons CAGTGACTCCAGCAGCACCTCAAGTGGTGACTCACCGGCCCGCTCAGTTCAGTCTGCCGCGGTCCCTGCACCCACTTCCCAGTTGCTCTCCTCTCTTGAAAAAGATGAGCCCCGCAAGAGTTTTGGGATCAAAGTTCAGAATCTTCCAGTACGCTCTACAG ATACAAGCCTTAAAGATGGCCTGTTCCATGAGTTTAAGAAGTTTGGCAAGGTGACTTCAGTGCAGATCCACGGGGCCTCTGAGGAGCGGTATGGCCTGGTGTTCTTTCGGCAGCAAGAGGACCAAGAAAAAGCACTGACCGCATCAAAGGGAAAACTTTTCTTTGGCATGCAGATTGAGGTGACTGCATGGATAGGGCCAG aaacagaaagtgaaaatgaGTTCCGGCCCTTGGATGAAAGGATAGATGAATTCCACCCCAAAGCAACAAGAACTCTTTTTATTGGCAACCTTGAAAAAACGACGACTTACCATGACCTTCGAAACATCTTTCAGCGCTTTGGAGAAATTGTG GACATCGATATTAAGAAAGTGAACGGAGTTCCTCAGTATGCCTTCCTGCAGTACTGTGATATTGCCAGTGTGTGTAAGGCCATCAAGAAGATGGACGGGGAGTACCTTGGAAATAACCGCCTCAAG CTGGGTTTCGGAAAGAGCATGCCCACGAACTGCGTGTGGTTAGACGGACTTTCTTCAAACGTGTCTGACCAGTATTTAACACGGCATTTCTGCCGATACGGGCCTGTGGTAAAG gtGGACTTTGCAAATCGGGAAAGCCAGTTGGCATTTTATCACTGCATGGAGAAGTCTGGTCAAGATATCAGGGACTTCTATGAAATGTTAACAGAAAGAAG AGAGGAACGAAGAGGATCCTATGACTACAGCCAGGATCGGACATACTATGAAAGTGTCCGGACTCCAGGCACCTACCCTGAGGACTCTAGGAGGGACTATCCAGCCCGAGGGAGAGACTTTTACTCCGAATGGGAAACTTACCAAGGGGAGTATTATGAATCCCGATACTATGATGACCCTCGAGAATACAGAGAATATAGGAGTGATCCTTATGAACAAGATATTAGGGAATACAGCTATAGGCAGAGAGAACGGGAGAGATTTGAGTCTGACCGGGACCGGGACCATGAGAGGAGGCCCATTGAGCGAAGTCAGAGTCCCGTGCACTTGCGTCGTCCACAGAGTCCTGGAGTGTCTCCTGCACATTCAGAGAGATTGCCGAGTGACTCTGAGAGGAGGCTCTACCGCCGGTCCTCAGAGCGAAGTGGCAGCTGCAGCTCAGTGTCCCCTCCACGGTACGATAAACTGGAGAAGGTGCGGTTGGAGCGctatacaaaaaatgaaaagacagataAAGAACGGATTTTTGATCCTGAGAGAATGGAGCGGGAGAGACGAATAATTCGGAAGgaaaaagtagaaaaggaaaaacctgACAGGCAGAGACGGAAAGGAAAAGGGCATTCCCCTAGTTCTCAGTCTTCTGAAACAGAGCAAGAAAATGATGGAGAGCAGAGTCCTGAGAAAACCCGGAGTTCTACCAAACTGAGCAGAGAGAAAACGGACAAGGAAGGGCTAGCCAAGAACCGCCTGGAGCTCATGCCTTGTGTGGTTTTGACTCGagtgaaagaaaaggaggggaaagtTATTGACCACCCTTTGACAGAAAAGGTCAAAGCTAGGTTTGATCACGACACTGTTAAGCCTTCCGCCCTGGGTCAGAAGTCCCAGGCCTCTCAGATGGAGGCTTCCAAGTCAGACTCATCTGCAGTAGAGTCTGCTAGAGGGAAAGCACCGAGGGAAAAGGCCCTTTCAAGCCATGCAGAGGTGGTGGATAAGGAGGGCAGGCCTAAACTCAGGAAGCACCTCAAGCCCGAGCAGCCGCCTGAGGGCCTGAGTGCTCTGGACCTGGAGAAGCTGGAAGCAAGGAAAAGGCGATTTGCAGAATCCAGCTTGaaagcagaaaagcaaaaacCAGAAGTCAAGAAAAGCAATCCTGAGACAGAGGACACAAGAGTGCTTCTAAAGAAGCAGCCTGACGTGCCGAGGGGAGGGGAGTCTGACAGAAAGCCTGTGAGAAAAGAGATCCTTAAAAGGGAATCAAAAAAAACTAAGCTGGACAGACTTAATTCGGCTCCCAGCCCCAAAGACTGCCAGGAGCCTGCTAGTGCCTCCTCAGGGTCTGGCTCACGGCCCAGCTCAGAGGTACACACAGGCCTGGGAGATCCAACACACGGGTCTGTGGAAAGTCAAGAAGCCCAGCCCAAAAAAGCCATCCCCTCAAAACCTCAGCTCAAACAGCTGCAGCTCCTAGACAATCAAGGGCCTGAGAAAGAGGAAGTCAGGAAAAACTACTGCCGTCTTCGTGATGAGCCATCGGAGCATAAAGCAGGCCAGGAGAAGCCACACACAGTAAATGCTGAAGAAAAACTTGGCATTGACATTGATCACACACAGAGTTACCGAAAACAGATGGAACAGAGTCGCAGGAAACAGCAGATGGAGATGGAAATAGCCAAGTCTGAGAAGTTTGGCAGTCCTAAAAACGATGTGGATGAATATGAGAGACGCAGCCTTGTCCATGAGGTGGGCAAGCCCCCTCAGGATGTCACCGACGATTCCCCCCCtagcaaaaagaaaaggatggatCACGTTGACTTCGATATTTGtaccaaaagagagagaaattacaGAAGCTCACGCCAGATCAGTGAGGAGTCTGAAAGGACCAGCTGTTCTCCCAGTGTCCGCCATGGCTCCTTCCACGAAGACGATGACACCCTGGGTTCCCCTAGGCTGATGTCAGTAAAAGGGTCTCCTAAAGTGGATGTAGCAGTGAGAGAAGACCCCTTAAAATTTAACCCTTATGAGTCTAGCAAGAGAGAGCAGGTGGCAGACATGGCCAAGATAAAGCTATCTGTCTTGAATTCTGAAGATGAACCAAATCGTTGGGACCCCCAGATGAAACAGGACCCCAGCAGGGTTGACGTGAGTTTTCCTAACAGCATAATTAAGAGAGACAGTTTACGGAAGAGGTCTATACGTGATCTGGAACCTGGTGAGGTACCCTCCGACTCTGATGAGGATGCTGAGCACAAATCCCAGTCACCCAGGGCCTCCACCTTCTATGACAGTCCTCGGCTGTCTTTTTTATTGAGGGACAGAGACGACAAAATACGTGAGCGAGATGAAAGACTGTCTAGttctttagaaagaaataaattttattcttttgctctGGACAAGACAATCACACCAGACACTAAAGCTTTGCTTGAAAGAGCTAAGTCTCTCTCTTCGTCCCGAGAGGAAAACTGGTCTTTCCTTGACTGGGACTCCCGCTTTGCTAATTTTCGAAAcaacaaagataaagaaaaggttGACTCTGCCCCAAGACCGATTCCATCCTGGtacatgaaaaagaagaaaatcaggaCTGACTCGGAGGGGAAAATGGATGATAAGAAGGATGACCAccgggaggaggagcaggagcggCAGGAGCTGTTCGCCTCTAGGTTTTTACATAGCTCCATCTTTGAGCAGGACTCCAAGCGGCTGCAGCATCttgagaggaagggggaggagtcTGACTTCCCTCCCGGGAGGCTGTACAACAGACAAGCATCTGAGGGGGCCAGTAGCACAGGTGACTCGGTCCAGGAGCCAGTGGTCCTGTTCCACAGCAGATTCATGGAGCTCACACGGATGcaacagaaggagaaggagaaggaccAGAAACCCAAAGAGGCTGAGAAACATGAGGACCCAGAGACTGTTGCCAAGACCCCGGAACCTGCCACTGAGACTAAAGAGTTGGAGCCGAAAGCCCCCGTTTCAGTTGGGCTTCCTGTGGTCACCCCTGTGACGCCAGAACCAGCATCATCAGCACCAGAGAAGGCTGAGAAAACAGCAGAGGCTCCTTTACTGGCAGGAGAGAAGCCTGTAGAGCCAGCCCCCTTATTGGAAGAGGTGAAGTCCGCCTGTGAGCCGGTTCCTGCCCCTGTGGAACAGCCCAAGCAGGTGGACTTAAccccaggagagggcaccagtgaAAGCACTGCTGTGGCCCCTTTGGCTACTCGAGAAAGCTCAAGTACTGACGCCATCCCTTGTGTGGATGCTGAGCCTCTGACTCCTGGGACTGCAATTTCCAAGGCAGAAAGCAATGTAGACCCAAAACCCAGTAGTCCCCAGCCACTTTCCAAACAGGCTCAGAAGTCTGAGGAAGCCGAAGAGCCGAAAGTGGAGAAGCCAGATGCAGCTCCAGGCATTGAGCCCAGTGCCACTCAGAAAGCCGAAGTCATGCCTGAAGTTCAGCCCCCAGCCTCTGAAGATGTAGAGGCCAATCCTCCAGTTGCTGCAAGAgacaagaagacaaacaaaaacaaacgttCCAAGACACCGGTCCAGGCAGCTGCCACAAGCATCGTGGAGAAGCCTGTCACCAGAAAGAGCGAGAGGATAGACCGGGAAAAGCTGAAGCGGTCCAGCTCTCCTCGAGGAGAGGCACAGAAGCTGTTAGAACTGAAGGTGGAGGCTGAGAAGATTACAAGGGCTGCATCTAAAAGCTCTGCGGGGGACCCTGAGCTCCCTGAGCCCAGCCTACCTCTCAGCCGAACCAGGCGCCGGAATGTCAGGAGCGTTTATGCCACCATGGGTGACCACGAAAGTCGCTCTCCAGCTAAAGAGCCTGCTGAGCAGCCCAGAGTGACCAGGAAGAGACTGGAGCGGGAGCTGCAGGAGGCCACAGTAGCTCCCACCACCCCTCGGCGGGGAAGGCCTCCTAAAACACGCCGGCGTGTTGAGGACGATGAAGAGCATGAGACGAAAGAGCCAGCAGAAACACCCAAGCCAGCTGAGGGCTGGAGGTCTCCGAGGTCGCAGAAGTCAGCTGCCACTGGCGGACCCcatgggaaaagggggagaaaCGATCAAAAAGCTGAGGCTGCTGCTGAAAGCAGTGCCCAGGTGAACACGAGGGAAAGTAACGCTAAGTCCAGAGGTGATAAAGAAGCAGCAAGTGATTCAAAACGTGACCGGAGAGATACCAGCACAGACAAAAATGGACCTGACCCCTTCCCAGTTGAGGCAGTGGAGAACAAGCCACCTCCCGAGAAAGGCACCAAATCAAAGAGAGGGCGGGCCCGTAACACCAGGTCAGCAATGGACAGAGCTGCACATCTGAGAAGCCTGGACATGGCCACCAGGGCTGCAGGGCAGGCTGTGGACAAGGAAGCTGGGCTTGTGGCAATCTCTCCTGAGAAAAATGAGAGCCCCCCAAAGGAAAGTGGCTCCTCATGTCAGCTGAAAAGTGACCCAGTTGATCCTAAGAAGGCAGCAGAGAAGGATGATGCGTCTACCTCCACGGTGACCCCGGAAGCCACACAGCTAGCCAAGCAGATGGAGCTGGAGCAGGCTGTGGAGAACATCGCAAAGCTCACTGAGCCCTCCTCCCGTACTGCTGACAAGGGACCAGCCACAGGGACTTCTGAAGGCCCTGCCCCGGAGGATGGCCACAAGCCTGCACACCAGGCAAGCGAAACCGAACTGGCTGCGGCCATTGGGTCCATTATCAGTGACAATTCTGGAGAGCCTGAAAActtgtctgcttctgcctccttccccACAGGATCTCAGGCACATCCGCAGGAAGGAATGGAGCCGGGGCCCACTGGGGCCACATCTGGAGACTCAGAGGCAAATGCTGTTTCCCAGTCTTCTGGCTCACAGCTCGGTGCCTCGGTCCCTGCAGCAGGCTCTgcagacaccaaggaaaccaGAGAGAACAGCAGTGATGCTGTACAGGAAGCCAGGGGGTCTAAAGTGGAAGTCACTCCTCCCCGAAGAGACAAAGGGCGTCAGAAGACAACACGGTCACGCCGGAAAAGGAATACAAACAAGAAAGGAATACAAACTGCCATAGAGCCTCGTGCCTCTGAGGCTGAGCAGGCTCAAAGCGAGAGCCCTGCTGCTAACGAGGCAACGGCAGCACCCCCAGAAGCTCTCCAGGAAGAACAGCAGAGTGAAAACCTCCCGTCTACTCCTCCTCAGGAATGCACTTCTGATCCAAGCAAGACCCCACCTGCCGAGAGTCTGTGTCAGGAAAGCAGTGTTGAAGAAACGACCCCCTGCAAAGCACCCGCCCCCCCTgacctccctcctctttcccagcCATCGCTGGTGGGTGACGAACCCCAGGCCAGGTTCAAGGTGCATTCAATCATCGAAAGTGACCCGGTGACTCCACCCAGTGACTCCAGCATTCCTCCACCCACAATCCCTTTAGTGACAATAGCAAAGCTCCCACCCCCTGTCATTCCTGGGGGAGTCCCACATCAGAGTCCCCCTACTAAGGTGACAGAGTGGATCACAAGACAGGAGGAGCCTCAGACTCAGTCCACCCCATCTCCAGCTCTTCCCCCAGACACAAAGGCATCTGACGTGGATACCAGCTCCAGTACACTGAGGAAGATCCTCATGGATCCCAAATATGTATCTGCCACAGGTGTTACTTCCACAAGTGTCACCGCAGCCATCGCAGAGCCCGTGAGTGCTGCTCCTTGTCTGCATGAGGCACCGGTCCCTCCAGGTGAACCCAAACATCTTCCCTTAGAAGAAAAGTCAGCAACTCCAGTATCAAATGCTTCTGACACCCAGCCCTCAGAGGTCCCAGTAGCTGCTGACAAAGAGAAAGTAGCTCCGGTCATTGCCCCTAAAATCACATCTGTTATTAGCCGGATGCCTGTCAGCATTGACCTGGAGAATTCGCAGAAGATAACATTGGCAAAACCAGCTCCTCAGACCCTGACTGGCCTGGTGAGTGCCCTGACTGGCCTGGTGAATGTCTCTCTGGTCCCAGTGAATGCCTTAAAGGGTCCCGTGAAGGGCTCAGTGGCCACACTGAAAGGTTTAGTGAGCACCCCTGCCGGGCCTGTGAATCTCCTAAAGGGGCCCGTGAATGTCCTCACTGGGCCTGTCAATGTCCTGACCACTCCAGTTAGTGCCACAGTAGGCACAGTGAACGCTGCCCCAGGTACCGTGAATGCTGCCGCGGGTGCAGTGACTGCGGCATGTGGCGTGACTGCCACAACAGGCACAGCAGCTGTGACAGGTGCTGCCGTGACTGTGCCGCCCACGAAGGGTAAACAGAGGTCAAGTAGCAGTGAGAACAGTCGCTTCCACCCTGGGTCTATGTCTGTGATCGATGAGCGGCCAGCAGACACAGGCTCGGGTGCAGGGCTGCGTGTGAATACTTCAGAAGGAGTCGTGCTTCTGAGCTACTCAGGACAGAAGACGGAAGGCCCACAGCGGATCAGTGCCAAGATCAGCCAGATCCCTCCAGCCAGTGCGATGGACATTGAGTTTCAGCAGTCAGTATCAAAGTCCCAGGTGAAGCCAGATTCTGTCACCCCATCCCAGTCTGCACCCAAAGGCCCTCAGACCCCTTCAGCTTTTGCAAATATGGCCACCCATTCCACCCTGGTTCTGACTGCCCAGACATACAATGCCTCTCCGGTGATCTCCTCTGTGAAGGCGGACCGTCCATCCTTGGAAAAGCCTGAGCCCATTCACCTGTCAGTGTCCACGCCTGTCACGCAGGGCGGCACAGTGAAGGTTCTCACCCAGGGCATCAACACACCCCCAGTGCTGGTTCACAATCAGCTTGTTCTCACCCCAAGCATAGTCACCACTAACAAGAAACTCGCTGACCCCGTCACTCTGAAAATCGAGACCAAGGTCCTTCAGCCAGCTAACCTGGGGCCCACCCTCACTCCCCACCACCCCCCTGCCCTGCCCAGCAAACTGCCTACAGAAGTAAACCATGTTCCCTCAGGGCCCAGCACCCCGGCAGATCGAACCATCTCCCACTTGGCAGCCACGAAGCCAGACACACATAGCCCTCGACCTAGTGGGCCTGCACCAGGTCCTTTCCCAAGGGCATGCCACCCCAGCAGCACCACCTCCACAGCACTGTCCACCAATGCCACCGTCATGCTGGCTGCGGGCATCCCCGTGCCCCAGTTCATCTCTAGCATACACCCCGAGCAGTCTGTCATCATGCCGCCCCACAGCATCACGCAGACGGTGTCCCTGGGTCACCTTTCACAAGGGGAGGTGAGAATGAACACACCCACATTACCCAGCATCACCTACAGCATCCGCCCAGAGACTCTGCACTCTCCTCGGGCCCCCCTGCAGCCCCAGCAGATAGAGGCAAGGGCCCCGCAGCGTGTGGGCACACCCCAGCCTGCCACAGCTGGTGTGCCTGCTCTGGCCACCCAGCACCCTCCCGAGGAGGAAGTTCACTATCACCTCCCTGTGGCTAGAGCTGCAGCCCCCGTGCAGTCAGAAGTGCTGGTCATGCAGTCTGAGTACCGACTGCACCCGTACACTGTGCCCCGAGACGTGAGGATCATGGTGCATCCGCATGTGACCGCGGTCAGTGACCAGCCCAGGGCTGCTGAGGGGGCAGTGAAGGTGCCACCAGCCAACAAGGCTccccagcagctggtgaaagaaACCGTTAAGACTTCAGATGCCAAAGCaatccctgtccctgtccctgcccccgcCCCGGCCCCGGGCCCTGTGCCTACCCCCGCCCCTACCCCTCATGGTGAAGCCCGAATCCTCACAGTCACCCCCAGCAACCAACTGCAGGGGCTGCCTCTGACCCCACCTGTGGTTGTAACCCATGGGGTGCAAATTGTGCACTCAAGCGGTGAACTGTTCCAAGAATATAGGTATGGAGACATCCGTACCTACCATGCCCCAGCTCAGCTCACACACACTCAGTTTCCTGTCGCCTCCTCCATCAGCCTACCCTCCAGGACCAAGACTTCTGCACAG GGCCCTCCTGAAGGTGAGCCCTTGCAGTCCACACAGCCTACACAGTCTGCCCCGGCTACGCAGGCCACGCAGCCTGCACCATCTGCCCCATCCTGCCAGCCCTCCCAGCTCAACCAGCCTTCCCAGCCACTGAGTAGCAAGATGCCCCAGGTCTCCCAAGAAGCAAAGGGGACTCAGACAGGAGGGATAGAGCAGCCTCGTCTCTCAGCTGTCCCTGCGAGCCGGCCGCCTGAGCCCCATGTTCAGGTTCAGAAGGCGCCAGTGGAAACAGGCCAGCCAGCCCACCCCTCCCCTGTGTCAGTCTCCACGAAGACAGACCTCCCAAACCCTCTTCCCTCTCAGGCTGCCCCAAAGCAGCCGTTGTTTGTCCCTGTGGCCTCGGGTGCAAGCACCCCACCTGGACTGGCTCTGCCTCACACTGAAGCCCAGTCAGCCCCCAAACAAGATTCTTCTCTACACCTGACGTCACAGAGGCCTGTGGATATGGTTCAGCTTCTGAAG CAGAAATACCCGATCGTGTGGCAGGGCCTGCTGGCCCTGAAGAACGACACAGCCGCCGTGCAGCTCCACTTCGTCTCTGGCAACAATGTCCTGGCCCACCGgtccctgcctctctctgaaGGTGGTCCCCCCCTGAGGATCGCCCAGAGGATGCGGCTAGAGGCCTCACAGCTGGAAGGAGTTGCCCGGAGGATGACA GTGGAAACAGATTACTGTCTGCTGCTGGCTCTGCCCTGTGGGCGTGACCAGGAGGATGTGGTGAGCCAGACAGAGTCCCTCAAGGCTGCCTTCATCACTTACCTGCAGGCCAAGCAGGCAGCAGGGATCATCAACGTTCCCAACCCTGGCTCCAATCAG cccGCCTACGTGCTGCAGATCTTCCCGCCCTGTGAGTTCTCCGAGAGTCACCTCTCCCGCCTGGCCCCTGACCTCCTTGCCAGCATCTCCAATATCTCCCCGCACCTCATGATTGTCATTGCCTCTGTCTGA